tgttgccaaaagctcattaactgtacttttctataattaccgcctgcctctggtaggtgttaattttcgcacagacaaatgcgatatttaacgcgtctaagtgtttgtgaatcatgtgttaatattatttcgtagcacgaaatttaacgcatgcgataggCGACTTACCGCATGCattaatactttagtgaatcacgctgttttttttgcgtcaattttaacgcaaaaaagcgtgcgataaaacttatcgacctttagtgaatcaaccctatggtattTAAGTATAATTCCAATATGAAAGTTGTTTGCAGCCTGGTTTTATGGCTGGGATTTTAGACCTTGTCAGAGCATGAGTGTAACAAGACAAATATCAGGAACACTTTATGTTAAAGGCATATTTAAACTTTTCTTTAAAAGTATGGCACACTGACTGGAGAGGTCTTTTGCCAGACTGAATTACAGTATGAGAATAGAAGAGAAACTACTGaacttaatattttttaaatctgaaCCTCTATGTGGCAAGAGGATAACAGAGCAATGCTAAAATCCATATAAAATAGTGAAGGGAATGTGTTTTGCTATCTTGTTTGCCACATCGCAGCCTTGCCTCTTCTCCCCCACAACTACTGAAAAGGTAGGGAAGCATAAAGCTTCTATGTTTTATATGCATAAAACAGAAATGTATGATCAACCGAGCCCACATTATGGAGGAAATATGCTTATTGTTATTACTGTAATAGGGAAAGTTTATTGTTGCTTTGGTGATTTAAATGTGAATTTTCAAAGATTAATTTCTTCCATGTACTTCCTGATCTAATTCCTGTGATTTTTGTTGCAGAAAGCTTTAAAACTATGTAATGAATATGTAAAAACACAGCCTGCAATTTCCACTCTATTAAAGCTATTCATCTAAGTTGGCTTTGCCTTTTACAAGCAAATGTAATTTACTTTTGTAGCAATCATAAGAAATGAAATTGGCAATGCTGCATAGGGTATCTATTATTCTGCATTGTAAAAGAGACTGAGATTTAAAGTAAGCATATGACTTCCTCTCTTTTGTCTTGTCCTTGCATGAAATGAGAGAATATTTCATTGATTTCAGATTTACAGCACAGACATCACCAGCACTGTTTGGGGCCAATCAGACGTGCGGCTTCCTCCTCTCTATGCTTCTTTTGTCAATGGAGTTGCTGTAAGaaacttttgaattatttatgatCAATATAAGATAGCTCTTGTCCATTTTCCTGAAGCCAGGGTCTAGTAATAACACTAAATTATACTGGAGCTTTGTGAACAGTTTGTTTTAAAGCCCTAGTAGAAAAATACGACCATTTTTATGTTCAGAGGTCAAAATAATCCATAGCAGAAGTGCATTTAAGTTTGTAATATAAGCAATCATAACCACAATTACAGTAAAAGTTCTTGAGGGAAATGCTATACTGACATTTTGAAGTGCCAAGGCTTGCAAGGTTTAGGTGCCTAaacagaaaatatacatttatattagttAGTGGGGGTGGGTGGAATACTacagatcatttgtaactctatTAATAGACCATTTTGTGTTTGGAATATGGTGTTAGGCCTAGTGGCAACCAGTATAGATTTCCTACCCTGCATTTATAGTAATGTTGGACATTATTTGTTAATTTGTAGGTTCATTCCATGGATTTTGATGACACCTGGCACCCTGCCACCCACCCTTCAGGGGCAGTCTTGCCTTCTTTGATTGCACTGTCAGAATCTTATCTTGGAAACCAGAGGCCATCTGGACTTGATCTTCTTTTGGCATTCAACATTGGCATAGAGGTTCAGGGAAGACTCATGCGCTTTTCTAAAGAAGCCAGAGACATCCCAAAAAGGTATAGAATGCAGACAAATCATTTTATGGACAAATACAAAAATGAGAGTTTAAATGTATATACAATTTTTAGAtttaggcaaataaataaaagggcACTTGCTAATAATAATGCATTTGAATGCAGTCTTCATACAATGCCAGGGTACATTTGTACAATGTATGTAACTGATTACACTACGAAGGTGCGAATATATGAACCAGTCAGTCATGGGCTCAACTAAATTAATTTGGGCTCATctataaacacagggcaaattttctcctgggcagtaacccatgacaaccagactgactaattggttgctactggttactgctcaggtgcaaatttgaccattgtttataaataaaccccaACTTTTACAGTGATTCATATTTCTGAAAAGGACAGCCACACCAAAACTGTAACTCTAAGCTACTTCTTAgcatatgttgattcagaatttttgtttttgtttgtttttaaagttatttccaAAGGTAAATGTAATTCAAAACACTATTTATGTTTATGCCTTTGTATTTTCTAGTTCTGGCTATGaaacaatgtaataaaatggcATCAGTTACTGTCAGCCGGGGAGATTCTTtcaaatagcaattacatttagaaatgaCTTTAACCCAATCAATCCGCCAATCaaaagtttttatttatataggaaaGGTGCATAAAATCAGATTATTTTCATTAGGCATTTTTTTAAAAGCCCTGCCAGTGAATGATCAAGAAAATATCAACACAACTAACACAAAAGTGTTATTGAAAGGTATAGTAGTTACTGCACTGGGAATTTATCATAACTATCTTTTATAATAGTTGCTCTTTAAATTAGTGTTGGTAGATTTGTAGTGTTTGCCTATTGAGTATGTTTAACAATTTAAAACTACCTATTTAACAGATTTCACCCTCCCACTGTGGTTGGACCTATGGGAAGTGCCGCAGCATCATCTAAATTCCTAAGTTTGAACCAGTCACAGTGCCGTGAGGCCCTTGCAATTGCTGCATCTTATTCTGGAGCCCCAATGGCTAATGTAGCCACACAAACCAAACCACTGCACATCGGCAATGCTGCTCGACATGGCCTTGAGGCTTCTTGTTTGGCATATCTAGGCCTTGAGGGGAACAAGAATATTTTTGATTTGGAGACTGGATTTGGTGCTTTTTATAATGACTATGATCCCCAGAGTTTACCATCTTTAGACTCTTTTACGTGGCTTCTGGAAGATCAAGATGTGGCTTTTAAGCGCTTTCCAGCACATCTTGGAATGCATTGGGTTGCAGATGCTGCTTCAGCTGCCCGAAGGCACATTGTTGGGAACAATGGATTGCTGCCTGTggacagtataaaaaaaattgtactaaAATTCCCAGACACTAAGTATGTAAATCGTCCTTTCCCCACATCAGAACATGAAGCTCGGCATTCCTTCCAGTTTAATGCGTGCACTGCTCTCCTTGATGGGACTGTATCTGTTCAGTCATTTACTGAAAACAACATTTCTCGGCCAAATCTGAGAGAACTTCTAAGTAAGATACAAGTAGTTCACCCATCTGACAACAAACCAAATTTTGAGAAGCTATATTGTGAGGTGACTATAACAATGCAAAATGGAGATACTTTTAGCGAGAGATGTGACACTTTCTATGGTCACTGGAGAAAACCTCTTAGCAAAGAAGATCTTGTGTGCAAATTTAGGTCTAATGCTTCCACTGTTCTTTCAAACGATGGAGTAGAAGGTATTCTGGAAACTGTGTACAGACTGGAAGATGTGGCAGACTGTTCTGTGTTAAGTGACTTTCTGAAATTAAGAAATGAGCCGttagaaaaacacaaagaaactATTTTACACTAGTTTGTGTTCAGACCAGTCACTACTGTATATTAGGCCTATATGTTAACACTAACAGCATTATTAATACTGTAATACTAGTAGTTTTTGATTTTTCAACAGACACAGTTTGTTCCAGTTGCAGTTTGATGTTTATCTTTTAAAACCTTTATCTTAGCATATCTGTACTGCATGACTTGTAGAATGTTCTTTCTTCCCTCAGATTAGGTGCAATGGTTGGAAATATCATGCACTGATGAGCAAGCAGCCATTTGTATTGCAGGGATACAATACTTTCAGCTATCTGGCTGTAGGAGGTTATGCTGAAGGTGTTGTGCAACAGCTCGCACAAAAAAAGTTGACTCTTGAGAAATTCTTTATGTGGTTAATGTTGTGAGTGTCCCTAAAGGAAACACTAGAGTACTTTTTTCTAATTCTTTGAAACTGATGTTGTGCAATAATAAGTTTGCAATGGACtatgttattttaaatatattcatttatactgGGAAGAACAAAATGAGCTGTGTATTTAATTGAGCTTTGATAAAGGGATTTCTAATATTAATCATTTACAACGTTGCTTCAAACTATTGTGTAATATTGCTTAAAGCAATATAGTTTTGGGGCAACAAATAAAAAGTTTTGTTGTACTTCCTCTATATCCATTTCTTTGATGTTTATTTTCTGCCCCACCCTATTCCACCCCTATTTCCCTCCCATAAATAATGACTCATAAGAATTATACATGATTAACAACTGTACAATTTATTGATGTAACTATACATAACTTCAACAAGCATAAATATGTTATGTAACTTGttattctcaataaaaaagttacaacttaaaaaaaaaaaaccccaaaaaggcATTGTAGGTCCCTGTTTACTAAATTTTATGTATCTAGTTTGCTCCTTGTTTCTTGCACAAACTAGATGTTGATGGGGGGTATTTTAGCCAATGTTGTAAGGGGTGGTATTCAGCCGACACATTTTAGCTAGCTGAAATGCTTCCATGATCACATCCTGTAGCTTCCCATAACCTCATGTAGAAAAACCTCATGTAGAATTTTCTTGTGGTACTGTCACTTGGAAATAATGCAATCTGTGCTAGAATGTTGTGAAATACTTATTCTTTTAAACTGTATCACATGACTTTTCCAGTGCTTATTATTCATCATtttataataatgataaataattatttaaaataatgtttatttaagAACAACCATGGGAAGATAAAGGCACCTCTAAAGGCACAGTATTATAAACTTAAGTAGGGTCCTACATAAATATTCTGTTTCTTTATTTACTGTTGgtctattaaaggaatactgtcatgggaaaagaaGTTTTATCTTCAATAGCATATCAATAGCATTTCAATAGCGTTCCtctagcagaattctgcactaaaatctgtttttttaaaagagcaaacagatttttgaaAATTGAACTGGGGGtaaacatattcttagttttccaggtgccctcagctatgtgacctgtgctttaataaacttcagtcactctttattgctgcaatacaagttggagtgatttcacccccctcccttaccccccccagcaaccgatcagcagaacaatgggaaggcagcaagatagcagctccctgacacctgcaatgctaaaaatgctcccatgccccacctagcattagggctctggcacacgaggagatttgtcgcctgcgttttttccccctggcgcgaagagatttcatgcgagttgagctccaggcgatctgctacccatggtaccactcaacagttaaccccccctcatgtttactcaagtcgctcagaaaagagtctgtgtgcgatttgaaacagcaggcgatttgaagtagcctcgtatgttttgacgctggcgatttccattgatttagcattggcgtcttgtcgccaaatcgctcttttaaaaatcgccggcgacaaatctcctcgtgtgccagagcccttagatatcagaatagcactcaatagtaaaaatccaagtctgcctGTTTATAGGAACAAACAGTAATTAGATCCCAATGGCTGAGACCTGCATTGGTTCTACTAAATGCCTTACAAGTAATTATTAGGCAAGAAATTAGCTTATGCTGAAATGCTGAAAACAAGAAACCGGATGGGGGGAGGCAGTAGAAATTgctaaactaaggggctgatttactaacccacgaatccgacccgaattggaaaagttccgacttgaaaacgaacattttgcgactttttcgtattttttgcgattttttctgcgtctttacgaatttttcgttaccaatacgatttttgcgtaaaaacgcaagtttttcgtagccattacgaaagttgcgtaaaatcgcccgattttttcgtagcgttaaaacttacgcgaaaagttgcgcctttttcgtagcgttaaacttaaaaggtgcgaagtttcgcataagttttaacgctacgaaaaaagcgcaactttttgcgcaagttttaacgctacgaaaaatcgccagattttacgcaactttcgtaatggctacgaaaaactcgcgtatttacgcaaaaatcgtattggtaacgaaaaattcgtaaagaagccgaaaaaatcgcaaaaatacgaaaaaatcacaaaataccgatcattacgaaaaaaacgcaatcggactcatttcgacccgttcgtgggttagtaaatgtgccccttaatgtcaatTCAGTTTAAGGAAACACAGAACTCAGACAGGCCAGGTCATACACGGTAAGACAATCAACCTAAATGCGGTGCCAATGAATTATTCAAAATACAGGATCAGACAAGTCAATAATCAAACACTAAGATTTCAGTAAAGCTTTAATACAATCTGCGGGTTTACAGACACCCAAACCACCCACACCAAACCTGTTTGGAAATTCTACCATTTGGTCCTTGTTCATAATGTAAATTGTAATCAATAGGTTGTACCTGTAGTATGTAAAGCCAACGCTCAAtgtacaggaaaaaaagaaagaaaaatcacaaTATGGTGCATAATTCTTTGTAGTTGCTATATCCAGAGGAGAAGCAGAGAGGAACCGGCAAAGATATACTAAAGACCCGGGGcattaaaacacaaatttttcctttttgtaaaaagttttttttccttttttataatataaattgtaGTCAGCCTGCATTCACCTTGACCTCTGCTATGAGGGAAACCCTCTTTAAAATAGGCCTCCCTAATATACATAGTTAGTCCCAAG
This sequence is a window from Xenopus tropicalis strain Nigerian chromosome 2, UCB_Xtro_10.0, whole genome shotgun sequence. Protein-coding genes within it:
- the acod1 gene encoding cis-aconitate decarboxylase isoform X1 yields the protein MLAKTVTGSFAHVIHGLSSASLTEAVIQRSKRMILDTLGVGLLGTTTEVFHKALQYSKIYSTDITSTVWGQSDVRLPPLYASFVNGVAVHSMDFDDTWHPATHPSGAVLPSLIALSESYLGNQRPSGLDLLLAFNIGIEVQGRLMRFSKEARDIPKRFHPPTVVGPMGSAAASSKFLSLNQSQCREALAIAASYSGAPMANVATQTKPLHIGNAARHGLEASCLAYLGLEGNKNIFDLETGFGAFYNDYDPQSLPSLDSFTWLLEDQDVAFKRFPAHLGMHWVADAASAARRHIVGNNGLLPVDSIKKIVLKFPDTKYVNRPFPTSEHEARHSFQFNACTALLDGTVSVQSFTENNISRPNLRELLSKIQVVHPSDNKPNFEKLYCEVTITMQNGDTFSERCDTFYGHWRKPLSKEDLVCKFRSNASTVLSNDGVEGILETVYRLEDVADCSVLSDFLKLRNEPLEKHKETILH
- the acod1 gene encoding cis-aconitate decarboxylase isoform X2, with product MILDTLGVGLLGTTTEVFHKALQYSKIYSTDITSTVWGQSDVRLPPLYASFVNGVAVHSMDFDDTWHPATHPSGAVLPSLIALSESYLGNQRPSGLDLLLAFNIGIEVQGRLMRFSKEARDIPKRFHPPTVVGPMGSAAASSKFLSLNQSQCREALAIAASYSGAPMANVATQTKPLHIGNAARHGLEASCLAYLGLEGNKNIFDLETGFGAFYNDYDPQSLPSLDSFTWLLEDQDVAFKRFPAHLGMHWVADAASAARRHIVGNNGLLPVDSIKKIVLKFPDTKYVNRPFPTSEHEARHSFQFNACTALLDGTVSVQSFTENNISRPNLRELLSKIQVVHPSDNKPNFEKLYCEVTITMQNGDTFSERCDTFYGHWRKPLSKEDLVCKFRSNASTVLSNDGVEGILETVYRLEDVADCSVLSDFLKLRNEPLEKHKETILH